In one Streptomyces sp. NBC_01288 genomic region, the following are encoded:
- a CDS encoding sigma-70 family RNA polymerase sigma factor — translation MSDSVVTTTDDLDVRLEKHRVELTGYCYRMLGSSFEAEDAVQDTMVRAWRNYEKFEGRSSLRSWLYRIATNVCLDMLSAGNKRARPVDLSDSTPLAQAALSPRADNTWLEPMPDARVLPAVADPAEAAVAKESVRLAFMAALQQLPPKQRAVLILREVLAWRANEVAELLDTSVASVNSALQRARATLAERDDKAADAAVSDPLDEEQRKLLERYVAAFEGYDMAALTALLHEDAIMTMPPFDLWLTGHDDITGFMTTIGSACEGSRLIPVQVNGLPGFAQYKPDPETGGYAPWAVQILEISDGGLTGFHFFLDTKRWFPLFDLPLHLDAESDEVEEGA, via the coding sequence ATGAGTGACAGCGTTGTGACTACGACGGACGACCTCGATGTCAGGCTGGAGAAGCACCGCGTCGAGCTGACCGGGTACTGCTATCGGATGCTCGGCTCCTCCTTCGAGGCCGAGGACGCCGTGCAGGACACGATGGTCCGCGCCTGGCGGAACTACGAGAAGTTCGAGGGGCGGTCGAGTCTGCGGTCCTGGTTGTACCGGATCGCGACCAACGTCTGCCTGGACATGCTGTCCGCCGGCAACAAGCGGGCACGGCCCGTCGATCTCAGCGACTCCACCCCCCTCGCGCAGGCCGCGCTGTCGCCCCGCGCGGACAACACCTGGCTGGAGCCGATGCCGGACGCGCGCGTGCTGCCGGCCGTCGCAGACCCCGCGGAGGCTGCCGTGGCCAAGGAGTCCGTACGGCTCGCGTTCATGGCCGCCCTACAGCAACTCCCGCCCAAACAACGGGCGGTGCTGATCCTGCGCGAGGTGCTCGCCTGGCGTGCGAACGAGGTGGCCGAGCTGCTCGACACCTCGGTCGCGTCGGTCAACAGCGCGTTGCAGCGGGCCCGGGCGACCCTCGCCGAGCGGGACGACAAAGCGGCCGACGCCGCCGTGTCGGACCCGCTGGACGAGGAGCAGCGCAAGCTTCTTGAGCGGTACGTCGCCGCCTTCGAGGGCTACGACATGGCCGCGCTCACCGCGCTGCTGCACGAGGACGCCATCATGACGATGCCGCCGTTCGACCTGTGGCTCACCGGCCACGACGACATCACGGGCTTCATGACGACGATCGGTTCCGCCTGCGAGGGCTCACGCCTGATCCCGGTCCAGGTGAACGGTCTGCCGGGCTTCGCCCAGTACAAGCCGGACCCCGAGACGGGTGGTTACGCGCCCTGGGCGGTCCAGATCCTGGAGATCTCAGACGGCGGGCTCACCGGGTTCCACTTCTTCCTGGACACGAAGCGCTGGTTCCCGCTGTTCGACCTGCCCCTCCATCTCGACGCGGAGTCCGACGAGGTCGAGGAGGGCGCGTAG
- a CDS encoding AEC family transporter, whose protein sequence is MQGVLTGFAVIGVVIAVGYLIGLRGSLGEHGRDVLTKLAFNIASPALLFTTLARADLSVIFSSGLLVTVLSTAAVAGVFVVAGVVRGWGVGRTTIGALCSSYVNSGNLGIPISVYVLGNASLVAPVMLFQLVVVSPLALTVLDLSGAGEKGPLWLRLLTPLRNPVAVGSLAGVAVAASRVHVPDPVMEPLTLIGNMAVPAVLIGFGISLRGSKMPGRGADRQPVLLSVGLKVVGQPVIAWALAVGVFGIHGAALLDVVVTSALPAAQNLYTYASRYRVGEGLARDSILLSTVLSVPVLVGIAALLG, encoded by the coding sequence GTGCAGGGGGTGCTGACCGGGTTCGCGGTGATCGGTGTGGTCATCGCGGTCGGCTATCTGATCGGCCTGCGCGGTTCCCTCGGCGAACACGGGCGGGACGTCCTGACCAAGCTGGCCTTCAACATCGCGTCCCCGGCACTGCTGTTCACGACCCTCGCGCGGGCCGACCTGTCGGTGATCTTCTCCAGCGGGCTGCTCGTGACGGTGCTGAGCACGGCGGCGGTGGCGGGGGTGTTCGTGGTGGCGGGGGTCGTACGGGGCTGGGGTGTCGGCCGTACGACGATCGGGGCTCTGTGTTCGAGCTACGTCAACTCCGGCAACCTCGGGATTCCGATCTCGGTGTACGTCCTCGGCAATGCGTCGCTGGTGGCGCCGGTGATGTTGTTCCAGCTCGTGGTGGTGAGCCCGCTCGCGTTGACGGTCCTCGATCTGTCGGGGGCGGGTGAGAAGGGGCCGTTGTGGCTACGGCTGCTCACGCCGCTGCGGAATCCGGTTGCGGTGGGGTCGCTTGCGGGGGTTGCGGTTGCGGCGAGCCGGGTTCATGTGCCGGACCCGGTGATGGAACCTCTCACGCTGATCGGGAACATGGCTGTGCCGGCGGTTCTGATCGGGTTCGGGATTTCGTTGCGGGGCAGCAAGATGCCGGGGCGGGGAGCGGATCGTCAACCGGTGTTGTTGTCGGTCGGGTTGAAGGTCGTGGGGCAGCCGGTGATTGCGTGGGCGTTGGCGGTGGGGGTGTTCGGCATTCACGGGGCTGCGTTGCTCGACGTGGTGGTGACCTCGGCGCTGCCTGCCGCGCAGAACCTGTACACGTACGCGAGCCGGTATCGGGTGGGTGAGGGGTTGGCTCGGGACTCGATCCTGCTGTCGACGGTGTTGTCGGTGCCGGTGTTGGTGGGGATTGCCGCGCTGCTCGGGTAG
- a CDS encoding thymidine phosphorylase, protein MAQVSMDAISVIRTKRDRGELSDEQIDWVIDAYTRGDVADYQMAALNMAILLNGMNRREIATWTAAMIASGERMDFSSLSRPTADKHSTGGVGDKITLPLAPLVAACGAAVPQLSGRGLGHTGGTLDKLESIPGWRALLSNEEMLSVLETTGAVICAAGDGLAPADKKLYALRDVTGTVEAIPLIASSIMSKKIAEGTGSLVLDVKVGTGAFMKTIEDARELASTMVGLGTDHGVRTVALLTDMSTPLGLTAGNALEVRESVEVLAGGGPSDVVELTIALAREMLDAAGVKDADPAKALADGSAMDVWRRMIAAQGGDPDAELPVAREQHVVTASTSGVLTRLDAYDIGIAAWRLGAGRARKEDPVQAGAGVEMHAKPGDVVTAGQPLLTLHTDTPERFEYALEAVKGSYDIGAAGATFTASPVVLERIA, encoded by the coding sequence GGACCGCGGTGAACTGAGCGACGAGCAGATCGACTGGGTCATCGACGCGTACACCCGCGGAGATGTGGCCGACTACCAGATGGCCGCCCTCAACATGGCGATCCTCCTCAACGGCATGAACCGCCGCGAGATCGCCACCTGGACCGCCGCGATGATCGCCTCCGGCGAGCGCATGGACTTCTCGTCCCTCTCCCGCCCGACGGCAGACAAGCACTCGACGGGCGGCGTCGGCGACAAGATCACGCTCCCCCTGGCCCCGCTGGTCGCGGCCTGCGGCGCGGCCGTCCCCCAGCTCTCCGGCCGAGGCCTCGGCCACACCGGCGGTACCCTCGACAAGCTGGAGTCGATCCCCGGCTGGCGCGCCCTGCTCTCCAACGAGGAGATGCTGTCGGTCCTGGAGACCACGGGCGCGGTGATCTGCGCGGCGGGCGACGGCCTGGCCCCGGCGGACAAGAAGCTGTACGCACTCCGGGACGTGACGGGCACGGTGGAGGCGATCCCCCTCATCGCCTCCTCGATCATGTCGAAGAAGATCGCCGAGGGCACGGGCTCCCTGGTCCTGGACGTGAAGGTCGGCACGGGCGCGTTCATGAAGACGATCGAGGACGCGCGTGAACTGGCGTCCACGATGGTGGGGTTGGGCACGGACCACGGCGTTCGGACGGTAGCGCTCCTGACGGACATGTCGACCCCGCTGGGTCTGACGGCCGGCAACGCCCTCGAAGTACGGGAATCCGTCGAGGTGTTGGCGGGCGGCGGTCCCTCGGACGTGGTCGAGCTGACCATCGCGCTGGCCCGGGAGATGCTCGACGCGGCCGGAGTGAAGGACGCCGACCCGGCTAAGGCCCTGGCCGACGGTTCCGCGATGGACGTCTGGCGCCGGATGATCGCGGCACAGGGCGGCGACCCGGACGCGGAGCTGCCGGTGGCGCGTGAGCAGCATGTGGTGACGGCTTCGACGTCGGGAGTCCTGACCCGCCTCGACGCCTACGACATCGGCATCGCCGCGTGGCGCCTCGGCGCGGGCCGCGCCCGCAAGGAGGACCCGGTGCAGGCGGGCGCGGGAGTGGAGATGCACGCCAAGCCGGGAGACGTGGTGACAGCGGGTCAGCCCCTGCTGACCCTGCACACGGACACGCCCGAGCGCTTCGAATACGCCCTGGAGGCGGTGAAGGGTTCCTACGACATCGGCGCGGCGGGGGCTACGTTCACGGCTTCGCCGGTGGTGCTGGAGCGCATCGCCTGA
- a CDS encoding STAS domain-containing protein, whose product MSYDRPPGLPIVDAKTPAVLVPARPVTRDEVAGLCAELRALLEATAGTGAVLVEIEVVGPGPPGLSTVDLLARLALTARRAGGRIRLRDPAPALRALLDLVGLRVEMEGQVEQREPALRVQEEVEPGEPAV is encoded by the coding sequence ATGAGTTACGACCGCCCACCCGGTCTACCGATCGTGGACGCCAAGACACCCGCTGTACTCGTGCCGGCCCGCCCCGTCACCCGTGACGAGGTGGCGGGGCTGTGCGCCGAGCTACGGGCACTGCTGGAGGCGACGGCCGGTACCGGAGCGGTCCTGGTCGAGATCGAGGTCGTGGGACCAGGACCGCCGGGGCTCAGTACCGTCGACCTCCTGGCCCGCCTCGCACTGACCGCCCGCCGGGCCGGTGGCCGGATCAGACTCCGCGACCCCGCCCCCGCCCTACGCGCCCTCCTCGACCTCGTCGGACTCCGCGTCGAGATGGAGGGGCAGGTCGAACAGCGGGAACCAGCGCTTCGTGTCCAGGAAGAAGTGGAACCCGGTGAGCCCGCCGTCTGA
- a CDS encoding MFS transporter yields MPSADTGASTIVAAASPVPTSDSDSDSRLTPGGPGYRRMSFALFLAGVATFALLYSTQALLPLISSGFSVSASAASWTVAAATGGLALFVLPMSALSERFGRRTVMTASLVVAVSLGVLVPFAPSLGALVALRFLQGAALAGLPASATAYLAEEVRPKALVTAIGLFVAGNSVGGMSGRVITGWVAQEWGWRVAVAVIGVIAVGCAVAFRLLLPAPQHFTPGSLRPRVLARTVRDHLANPLLCRLYAIGALFMTVFGGVYTVIGYRLTEAPFSLPQGLIGSIFLVYLVGTVSASTAGRLVGRLGRRGALYLAGGTTATGLLVSLADSLPLVLLGLVLITAGFFAGHAVASSAVSKTATTGRAQASALYQSAYYIGSSTGSTVGAMAFHAGGWAGTVGVGVLAVAGVVTITVLGSRAARVERRGVGAAAA; encoded by the coding sequence ATGCCTTCCGCCGATACCGGGGCGTCCACGATCGTGGCCGCCGCGAGCCCTGTCCCCACCTCCGACTCCGACTCCGACTCACGGCTGACGCCGGGTGGTCCCGGCTATCGCCGGATGAGCTTCGCGCTGTTCCTCGCGGGCGTGGCGACCTTCGCGCTCCTCTACTCCACGCAAGCGCTGCTGCCGCTGATCTCCTCGGGTTTCTCGGTGTCGGCGAGCGCGGCGAGCTGGACGGTGGCGGCGGCGACGGGCGGGCTCGCGTTGTTCGTCCTGCCGATGAGCGCGCTGTCGGAACGTTTTGGACGTCGTACGGTCATGACGGCGTCGTTGGTGGTCGCGGTGAGCCTCGGGGTGCTGGTGCCGTTCGCGCCGTCGCTGGGCGCGCTGGTGGCGTTGCGGTTCCTCCAGGGGGCCGCGCTGGCCGGGCTGCCCGCGTCGGCGACGGCGTATCTGGCGGAGGAGGTCCGGCCGAAGGCGCTGGTCACGGCGATCGGCCTGTTCGTAGCGGGCAACAGTGTCGGCGGGATGAGCGGCCGGGTCATCACCGGGTGGGTCGCGCAGGAGTGGGGCTGGCGGGTCGCGGTGGCGGTGATCGGTGTGATCGCGGTCGGCTGCGCGGTCGCCTTCCGCCTCCTGCTCCCCGCCCCTCAGCACTTCACGCCGGGTTCGTTGCGCCCGCGCGTGCTGGCCCGCACGGTCCGCGACCACCTCGCGAACCCGCTGCTGTGCCGGCTGTACGCGATCGGCGCCCTGTTCATGACGGTCTTCGGCGGCGTCTACACGGTCATCGGCTACCGCCTCACCGAGGCCCCCTTCTCCCTCCCCCAGGGCCTCATCGGCTCGATCTTCCTCGTGTACCTGGTGGGGACGGTATCGGCGTCCACGGCAGGCCGGTTGGTGGGTCGGCTGGGGCGCCGGGGTGCCTTGTACCTGGCGGGCGGTACGACAGCGACGGGTCTGCTGGTCTCCCTCGCCGACTCACTCCCCCTCGTACTGCTCGGCCTGGTCCTCATCACGGCCGGCTTCTTCGCGGGGCACGCGGTCGCCTCCTCGGCGGTCAGCAAAACGGCCACGACCGGGCGCGCGCAGGCGTCGGCCCTTTACCAGTCCGCCTACTACATCGGTTCCAGCACCGGCAGCACGGTCGGCGCGATGGCGTTCCACGCGGGGGGTTGGGCCGGGACGGTGGGGGTCGGGGTGCTGGCGGTGGCCGGGGTTGTGACGATCACGGTGTTGGGGTCGCGGGCGGCTCGGGTGGAGCGGCGGGGGGTTGGGGCGGCGGCTGCATGA